The following proteins are co-located in the Legionella busanensis genome:
- a CDS encoding Vir protein → MNAKRINRLFLQFGAFYGQLWRNQLKEENFIKFMKQQWQEALCEIDDRTFELAIKECRTNREFPPTLPQFVDMCRDIKRRHNFIRRVEKERPRNLEVAAFNLAKIKQQLNMKL, encoded by the coding sequence ATGAACGCGAAACGTATTAATAGGTTATTTTTACAGTTCGGCGCTTTTTATGGGCAACTCTGGCGCAACCAATTAAAAGAGGAAAATTTTATTAAATTTATGAAGCAACAGTGGCAAGAAGCACTCTGCGAAATTGATGACAGGACTTTTGAGCTTGCAATTAAAGAGTGTCGTACTAATCGCGAATTCCCACCCACTTTACCCCAGTTTGTTGATATGTGCCGTGATATTAAACGCAGACATAACTTTATTAGGCGGGTAGAAAAAGAGCGTCCACGTAATTTAGAGGTGGCGGCATTTAATCTCGCGAAAATAAAACAACAGTTAAACATGAAACTATAG